The Euphorbia lathyris chromosome 2, ddEupLath1.1, whole genome shotgun sequence genome includes a window with the following:
- the LOC136220380 gene encoding GATA transcription factor 4-like translates to MDIYGASTAPDYFRIDDLLDFSNDEIFSSSAASTSSSSIVADLHHHHISPPENSSSLHQCYPSSDPFNPALSTDFTDHLSVPSDDVAELEWLSRFVDDSFMDFPSNALTGTVNGRSDASFPVKARGKRTKGTVVNASSSWITSPVENGYPVTAAGKTKSKKETARSSSPTAEGEVRRCTHCASEKTPQWRTGPLGPKTLCNACGVRFKSGRLVPEYRPAASPTFVLTQHSNSHRKVMELRRQKEMLRGQQQQRQHQHQQQDEQHIFHPHRRHQQDFEVC, encoded by the exons ATGGACATTTACGGAGCTTCGACGGCGCCGGATTACTTCCGCATTGACGATCTTCTTGATTTCTCTAACGATGAAATCTTCTCCTCTTCCGCTGCTTCcacttcttcttcctccatcGTCGCTGACCTCCACCACCACCACATTTCTCCTCCTGAAAATTCTTCATCGCTTCATCAATGTTATCCTTCGTCCGATCCATTCAATCCTGCTCTCTCCACCGATTTCACCGATCACCTCTCCGTCCCT AGTGATGATGTGGCTGAGCTTGAGTGGCTATCGCGATTCGTCGACGATTCCTTCATGGACTTCCCTTCCAACGCACTCACCGGGACGGTAAACGGCAGATCCGACGCGTCGTTTCCTGTCAAAGCACGCGGAAAACGTACAAAAGGCACGGTTGTCAATGCATCATCTTCCTGGATAACCTCACCGGTGGAAAATGGATATCCTGTGACGGCGGCGGGGAAAACGAAATCGAAGAAAGAGACAGCGAGATCGTCGTCACCGACGGCTGAGGGAGAAGTAAGGAGGTGTACTCACTGTGCTTCCGAGAAGACTCCGCAGTGGCGCACTGGTCCATTAGGTCCGAAAACGCTGTGTAATGCCTGCGGAGTAAGGTTTAAATCAGGTAGATTGGTTCCGGAATATAGACCGGCGGCGAGTCCAACTTTTGTGTTAACTCAGCACTCGAATTCGCACCGGAAGGTAATGGAACTGAGGAGGCAGAAGGAGATGTTAAGGGGACAGCAGCAGCAGCGTCAGCATCAGCATCAACAACAGGACGAACAGCATATTTTTCATCCTCATCGGCGTCATCAGCAAGATTTCGAAGTTTGTTAG